One Oncorhynchus nerka isolate Pitt River linkage group LG5, Oner_Uvic_2.0, whole genome shotgun sequence genomic window carries:
- the ptcd3 gene encoding small ribosomal subunit protein mS39 isoform X1 has translation MAAPGKHVGHYIYKNGRFLLSNFEQFCFRRNFGWSVVVCQQNASTERESAEAIVIPKKKTWNKWAVLQALASTVNRDPTAPHYMFQDDPYLTPRTSAEFKLYSLSQESGRMAANHIVNKNPKFFQKDFAEPHIPCLMPETMELCIEEVSEAALLERIMLRKVKAAVDMYDQLLQAVSARSLYAGTTVSPDASNDLLDLICLYGDRDPVQDDKPEAEDVAQEVQEEGRRRKGRLRRASDLVRIVWRENNNAERIFNLLPERDTRAYSALIRGMVKYGAHVKAFNTYTDMLNNRLTADVHTFNALISAAPEVRERYTEKWDLIVDLLNQMNEQKVKPNLLTFNALLKALRRCGNLARAQSLHTLSEMKAMGIAPSLASFDHVLGIFYKAVSPSQGQTDILQEVMTEVAGRTFVAQDPDDVNFFSSAMRICLDTKDIEAAYKVHDLLSVGENWRMLGDSFQQSIYYGRMFNLLCMMEHIDVVLKWYKELIPSLYYPNPQGMRDLLQALDTDNRLDMIPQIWKDIRRMGHDNKSDLVDELLSLMARDKHSPEIQESFAVCALDVKSLYEQGQGARMALEWTATAMTNITSVLLAAQKKQQAWDMLKLFKTKNRVPSEELMEEFLASIKSSNDPQHAMELVQISASFCLPSTPKLAERVLQAFELSEEQKTILSELEVSTEVSE, from the exons ATGGCGGCCCCCGGTAAACACGTAGGGCATTACATTTACAAGAATGGTCGCTTTCTTCTAAGTAATTTTGAACAATTCTGTTTTCGGAG GAACTTTGGATGGAGTGTAGTCGTTTGTCAACAAAATGCATCAACTGAAAGAG AGTCTGCAGAGGCAATTGTCATTCCCAAAAAGAAAACGTG GAACAAATGGGCTGTGCTGCAGGCTCTTGCATCCACCGTCAACAGG GACCCCACTGCACCACATTACATGTTCCAGGATGATCCTTATCTTACTCCAAGGACGTCTGCAGAGTTT AAATTATACTCCCTCTCCCAGGAGTCTGGCAGAATGGCAGCTAACCACATTGTCAACAAAAACCCGAAGTTCTTCCAGAAAGACTTTGCTGAACCACATATTCCA TGCTTAATGCCAGAGACCATGGAGTTGTGTATTGAGGAAGTGAGTGAGGCAGCGCTGCTGGAGCGCATCATGCTGAGGAAGGTGAAGGCTGCAGTAGACATGTACGATCAGCTGCTACAGGCAG TGTCTGCCCGTTCTCTCTATGCAGGCACCACCGTGTCTCCTGATGCTTCTAATGACCTACTGGACCTTATTTGTCTCTATGGAGATCGTGACCCTGTGCAAGATGACAAGCCAGAGGCAGAAGATGTG GCCCAGGAGGTGCAGGAGGAGGgcaggaggaggaaagggaggctGCGGAGAGCCTCCGACTTAGTGAGGATAGTTTGGAG GGAGAACAACAATGCAGAGAGGATCTTTAACCTTCTTCCAGAACGTGACACACGAGCATACTCGGCTTTGATCAGAGGCATGGTGAAG TATGGAGCTCATGTGAAGGCATTCAATACGTACACAGACATGCTGAACAACAGACTGACTG CGGATGTCCACACCTTCAATGCTCTGATCTCTGCGGCACCAGAAGTCCGGGAGAGGTACACTGAGAAATGGGACCTGATTGTT GACTTACTAAATCAGATGAATGAGCAGAAGGTGAAGCCCAATCTGCTGACGTTTAATGCTTTGCTGAAGGCCCTTCGTCGCTGTGGCAACTTAGCCAGGGCTCAGTCTCTGCACACGCTCAGTGAGATGAAGGCTATGGGCATTG CACCCAGTTTGGCTTCTTTTGACCATGTTCTGGGCATTTTCTACAAAGCAg TGTCTCCTTCCCAAGGGCAGACTGATATCCTACAGGAAGTGATGACTGAGGTGGCAGGAAGGACATTCGTTGCTCAGGATCCAGATGATG TAAACTTTTTCTCCAGTGCCATGAGAATT TGTCTGGATACCAAGGACATTGAGGCAGCGTACAAGGTGCATGACCTGCTCAGTGTGGGAGAGAACTGGAGGATGCTGGGAGATTCCTTCCAACAGAGTATCTATTA tggcagaatgtTCAACCTGCTCTGCATGATGGAACACATAGATGTGGTGCTGAAGTGGTACAAAGAACTGATTCCTTCT CTCTATTACCCCAATCCACAAGGAATGAGAGATCTGCTCCAGGCACTGGACACTGATAACAGATTGGACATGATCCCACAGATATGGAAAG ACATCCGACGGATGGGGCATGACAACAAGTCCGATTTAGTGGATGAGCTGCTGTCACTCATGGCCAGGGACAAGCACAGCCCTGAG ATCCAGGAGTCTTTTGCAGTGTGTGCGCTGGATGTTAAGAGCCTGTATGAGCAGGGGCAAGGAGCCAGGATGGCTCTGGAGTGGACAGCCACTGCCATGACCAACATAACCTCTGTCCTACTGGCAGCCCAGAAGAAGCAGCAGGCATG GGATATGTTGAAGCTCTTCAAGACCAAAAACAGAGTTCCATC TGAGGAGCTGATGGAGGAGTTCCTGGCCAGCATCAAGAGCAGCAATGACCCCCAGCACGCCATGGAGCTGGTACAGATCTCAGCTAGCTTCTGTCTCCCCAGCACCCCCAAACTGGCTGAGAGGGTACTGCAGGCGTTTGAGCTCTCTGAAGAACAGAA GACTATTCTGTCCGAGCTGGAGGTCTCAACTGAAGTCAGCGAGTGA
- the ptcd3 gene encoding small ribosomal subunit protein mS39 isoform X2 encodes MAAPGKHVGHYIYKNGRFLLSNFEQFCFRRNFGWSVVVCQQNASTERESAEAIVIPKKKTWNKWAVLQALASTVNRDPTAPHYMFQDDPYLTPRTSAEFKLYSLSQESGRMAANHIVNKNPKFFQKDFAEPHIPCLMPETMELCIEEVSEAALLERIMLRKVKAAVDMYDQLLQAGTTVSPDASNDLLDLICLYGDRDPVQDDKPEAEDVAQEVQEEGRRRKGRLRRASDLVRIVWRENNNAERIFNLLPERDTRAYSALIRGMVKYGAHVKAFNTYTDMLNNRLTADVHTFNALISAAPEVRERYTEKWDLIVDLLNQMNEQKVKPNLLTFNALLKALRRCGNLARAQSLHTLSEMKAMGIAPSLASFDHVLGIFYKAVSPSQGQTDILQEVMTEVAGRTFVAQDPDDVNFFSSAMRICLDTKDIEAAYKVHDLLSVGENWRMLGDSFQQSIYYGRMFNLLCMMEHIDVVLKWYKELIPSLYYPNPQGMRDLLQALDTDNRLDMIPQIWKDIRRMGHDNKSDLVDELLSLMARDKHSPEIQESFAVCALDVKSLYEQGQGARMALEWTATAMTNITSVLLAAQKKQQAWDMLKLFKTKNRVPSEELMEEFLASIKSSNDPQHAMELVQISASFCLPSTPKLAERVLQAFELSEEQKTILSELEVSTEVSE; translated from the exons ATGGCGGCCCCCGGTAAACACGTAGGGCATTACATTTACAAGAATGGTCGCTTTCTTCTAAGTAATTTTGAACAATTCTGTTTTCGGAG GAACTTTGGATGGAGTGTAGTCGTTTGTCAACAAAATGCATCAACTGAAAGAG AGTCTGCAGAGGCAATTGTCATTCCCAAAAAGAAAACGTG GAACAAATGGGCTGTGCTGCAGGCTCTTGCATCCACCGTCAACAGG GACCCCACTGCACCACATTACATGTTCCAGGATGATCCTTATCTTACTCCAAGGACGTCTGCAGAGTTT AAATTATACTCCCTCTCCCAGGAGTCTGGCAGAATGGCAGCTAACCACATTGTCAACAAAAACCCGAAGTTCTTCCAGAAAGACTTTGCTGAACCACATATTCCA TGCTTAATGCCAGAGACCATGGAGTTGTGTATTGAGGAAGTGAGTGAGGCAGCGCTGCTGGAGCGCATCATGCTGAGGAAGGTGAAGGCTGCAGTAGACATGTACGATCAGCTGCTACAGGCAG GCACCACCGTGTCTCCTGATGCTTCTAATGACCTACTGGACCTTATTTGTCTCTATGGAGATCGTGACCCTGTGCAAGATGACAAGCCAGAGGCAGAAGATGTG GCCCAGGAGGTGCAGGAGGAGGgcaggaggaggaaagggaggctGCGGAGAGCCTCCGACTTAGTGAGGATAGTTTGGAG GGAGAACAACAATGCAGAGAGGATCTTTAACCTTCTTCCAGAACGTGACACACGAGCATACTCGGCTTTGATCAGAGGCATGGTGAAG TATGGAGCTCATGTGAAGGCATTCAATACGTACACAGACATGCTGAACAACAGACTGACTG CGGATGTCCACACCTTCAATGCTCTGATCTCTGCGGCACCAGAAGTCCGGGAGAGGTACACTGAGAAATGGGACCTGATTGTT GACTTACTAAATCAGATGAATGAGCAGAAGGTGAAGCCCAATCTGCTGACGTTTAATGCTTTGCTGAAGGCCCTTCGTCGCTGTGGCAACTTAGCCAGGGCTCAGTCTCTGCACACGCTCAGTGAGATGAAGGCTATGGGCATTG CACCCAGTTTGGCTTCTTTTGACCATGTTCTGGGCATTTTCTACAAAGCAg TGTCTCCTTCCCAAGGGCAGACTGATATCCTACAGGAAGTGATGACTGAGGTGGCAGGAAGGACATTCGTTGCTCAGGATCCAGATGATG TAAACTTTTTCTCCAGTGCCATGAGAATT TGTCTGGATACCAAGGACATTGAGGCAGCGTACAAGGTGCATGACCTGCTCAGTGTGGGAGAGAACTGGAGGATGCTGGGAGATTCCTTCCAACAGAGTATCTATTA tggcagaatgtTCAACCTGCTCTGCATGATGGAACACATAGATGTGGTGCTGAAGTGGTACAAAGAACTGATTCCTTCT CTCTATTACCCCAATCCACAAGGAATGAGAGATCTGCTCCAGGCACTGGACACTGATAACAGATTGGACATGATCCCACAGATATGGAAAG ACATCCGACGGATGGGGCATGACAACAAGTCCGATTTAGTGGATGAGCTGCTGTCACTCATGGCCAGGGACAAGCACAGCCCTGAG ATCCAGGAGTCTTTTGCAGTGTGTGCGCTGGATGTTAAGAGCCTGTATGAGCAGGGGCAAGGAGCCAGGATGGCTCTGGAGTGGACAGCCACTGCCATGACCAACATAACCTCTGTCCTACTGGCAGCCCAGAAGAAGCAGCAGGCATG GGATATGTTGAAGCTCTTCAAGACCAAAAACAGAGTTCCATC TGAGGAGCTGATGGAGGAGTTCCTGGCCAGCATCAAGAGCAGCAATGACCCCCAGCACGCCATGGAGCTGGTACAGATCTCAGCTAGCTTCTGTCTCCCCAGCACCCCCAAACTGGCTGAGAGGGTACTGCAGGCGTTTGAGCTCTCTGAAGAACAGAA GACTATTCTGTCCGAGCTGGAGGTCTCAACTGAAGTCAGCGAGTGA